One Synechococcus sp. PROS-9-1 DNA window includes the following coding sequences:
- a CDS encoding phycobiliprotein lyase, with translation MQDMSDQTAFPPSDLDGFLALCVGRWMSLRSRFLINASEQEWHSSERGEVEVSASVAAGVPCLDVTPAEGDKSTLAFQADGSLAIHAGGTEQTGRWQLLADSSLELSLQAGNGDQVLERIWFTKPNLRLRSTTAVGEDGQPRQGSFCSEIRRVSRPQS, from the coding sequence ATGCAAGACATGAGCGATCAAACTGCGTTCCCTCCGTCTGATCTCGACGGTTTTCTTGCCCTTTGCGTGGGCCGTTGGATGAGCTTGCGTAGCCGCTTCCTGATCAATGCATCGGAGCAGGAGTGGCATAGCAGTGAACGGGGCGAGGTGGAGGTGTCGGCTTCCGTTGCCGCTGGGGTGCCCTGTTTGGACGTCACTCCCGCGGAGGGGGACAAGAGCACCCTGGCGTTTCAAGCCGATGGATCTCTTGCGATTCACGCAGGCGGCACTGAGCAGACCGGGCGTTGGCAGTTGCTTGCTGATTCCAGCCTCGAGCTTTCTTTGCAAGCCGGAAATGGTGACCAGGTGCTGGAGCGTATTTGGTTCACCAAACCCAACCTGCGCTTGCGCAGTACCACGGCGGTTGGTGAGGATGGACAGCCCAGGCAGGGCAGTTTCTGCTCGGAAATCAGGCGCGTTAGTCGTCCGCAGAGCTGA
- the era gene encoding GTPase Era, giving the protein MVESSFRSFTSNTPEGFRSGFVALIGRPNVGKSTLVNQLIGDKIAITSPVAQTTRNRLRAILTTDEAQLILVDTPGIHKPHHLLGERLVRSARSAIGEVDQVLLLLEGCEAPGRGDAFIVQLLRQQPLPVQVLLNKWDLVPMEKKDAAAAAYRELLGETDWPVHRCSALSGDGCPELVKAISALMPEGPQLYPSDMVSDQPERLLMGELIREQVLLNTREEVPHSVAVSIDRIEEMPAKGKSNGRTAVLATVLVERKSQKGILIGKGGAMLKTIGQGARLQMQTLIDGPVYLELFVKVVPDWRSKPARLAELGYVGD; this is encoded by the coding sequence ATGGTTGAGTCTTCGTTTCGTTCGTTCACAAGCAATACGCCTGAGGGATTTCGCTCTGGTTTTGTGGCGCTGATTGGTCGCCCCAACGTGGGCAAGTCCACGTTGGTGAATCAGCTCATCGGCGACAAGATTGCTATCACGTCGCCCGTGGCCCAAACCACTCGCAATCGGCTGCGCGCAATCCTCACCACCGACGAGGCCCAGCTGATTCTGGTGGATACGCCCGGCATCCATAAGCCCCATCACCTATTAGGGGAGCGGCTGGTTCGTAGTGCCCGATCAGCGATTGGGGAGGTGGATCAGGTGCTGCTGTTGCTTGAGGGATGCGAAGCCCCAGGACGGGGTGATGCCTTCATCGTGCAATTGCTGCGTCAGCAACCTTTGCCAGTGCAGGTGCTGCTCAATAAGTGGGATCTGGTGCCTATGGAGAAGAAGGATGCAGCCGCTGCGGCCTACCGAGAGCTTCTGGGTGAGACCGATTGGCCAGTGCATCGCTGTAGTGCCCTGAGCGGTGATGGCTGCCCCGAATTAGTGAAAGCGATTAGTGCGTTGATGCCCGAGGGACCGCAGCTCTATCCATCGGACATGGTGAGCGATCAACCCGAACGCTTGCTGATGGGAGAACTGATCCGCGAACAGGTGTTGCTCAATACGCGCGAAGAGGTACCCCACAGCGTTGCGGTGAGCATCGATCGCATTGAGGAGATGCCCGCGAAGGGCAAGAGCAATGGGCGCACGGCGGTGTTGGCAACGGTGCTGGTGGAGCGCAAAAGCCAGAAGGGAATCTTGATTGGCAAAGGGGGGGCCATGCTCAAAACGATCGGCCAGGGCGCACGTCTGCAGATGCAGACCTTGATCGATGGTCCGGTGTATCTCGAGCTGTTCGTGAAGGTGGTTCCCGATTGGCGCAGCAAGCCGGCCCGACTCGCGGAGTTGGGCTATGTGGGCGATTGA
- a CDS encoding bifunctional riboflavin kinase/FAD synthetase, whose product MISLCSPQQAKTPTTLALGSFDGLHAGHRRVIASVTKTDHLNAIPTVVSFWPHPREVLHGEPRLRLDLPEEKLELLEPLGIQQLVLVPFNRQLAQLSAAEFVEQVLLGCLKAQQIAVGANFRFGRGREGDTNTLRALAEAAGVQVSVLAILEDAGGRMSSSRIREALANGDLQTASALLGRPYRFRGTVVRGRGLGRDLGWPTANLQVDGRKFLPGLGVYAARAWTQRDGKGCVGEGSDSEALPAVMNLGPQPTVDPNAPSAVEVHLLDRRIELVGQELVVEPVERLRGQQRFSGLDELSAQIGKDAEAARQRLQAPAG is encoded by the coding sequence TTGATTTCTCTCTGCTCTCCACAGCAGGCCAAAACCCCCACCACCCTGGCGTTGGGCAGCTTCGACGGCCTCCATGCGGGTCATCGGCGGGTGATCGCGTCTGTGACCAAAACGGATCACCTCAATGCCATTCCCACGGTGGTGAGCTTCTGGCCGCACCCACGCGAAGTGCTCCACGGTGAACCACGTCTGCGCCTCGATCTCCCAGAAGAGAAGCTCGAGCTCCTTGAGCCGCTTGGCATCCAGCAGCTGGTCTTGGTGCCTTTCAACCGCCAACTAGCGCAGCTCAGTGCCGCCGAATTTGTAGAGCAGGTGCTGCTCGGTTGCCTCAAGGCGCAACAAATCGCCGTAGGGGCCAATTTCCGATTCGGTCGGGGCCGGGAAGGCGATACCAACACGCTGCGGGCCTTAGCGGAAGCCGCTGGGGTTCAGGTGTCGGTGTTGGCGATTCTGGAGGATGCCGGAGGACGGATGAGCAGCAGCCGCATTCGCGAAGCACTCGCAAATGGCGACCTACAAACCGCTAGCGCGCTGCTCGGCCGCCCCTACCGCTTCCGGGGAACGGTGGTGCGCGGTCGCGGCCTAGGGCGTGATTTGGGCTGGCCCACCGCCAATCTGCAAGTGGATGGGCGCAAGTTTTTGCCAGGGCTTGGTGTCTATGCCGCCCGCGCCTGGACGCAACGCGATGGCAAAGGGTGCGTTGGCGAAGGAAGTGATAGCGAAGCACTGCCGGCCGTGATGAATCTCGGCCCCCAGCCCACCGTGGATCCCAACGCTCCTTCAGCCGTTGAGGTGCATCTGCTCGACAGGCGCATTGAACTGGTCGGCCAGGAGCTTGTCGTGGAACCGGTGGAACGGCTACGCGGACAACAACGCTTTTCGGGCCTCGATGAGCTCAGTGCACAAATCGGAAAGGACGCCGAAGCAGCACGTCAACGGCTTCAAGCCCCAGCTGGGTAA
- a CDS encoding DUF3611 family protein, protein MADRLDLQLLALGLRRTAWIRFWTQTGLGIVILGVLMFNNIGGSLSRNADKALGLGPGLSLTTLAFLVLLFSLWQSWLVVRLGRALASGARPSRGEASRTIKRSLFADLLGLVFAAVGYQSLAGALFVQASMQTPGIAIGARGAGENMAITSLEMLSVLSNTQVLFAHLIGLLFSLWMLQRIYRTS, encoded by the coding sequence ATGGCCGATCGGCTCGATCTCCAACTGCTCGCTCTTGGCTTGCGCCGCACCGCTTGGATTCGCTTTTGGACGCAAACCGGCCTGGGAATTGTGATTTTGGGGGTGTTGATGTTCAACAACATCGGCGGCAGTTTGAGCAGAAATGCCGATAAAGCCTTGGGATTAGGGCCGGGCCTTTCGTTGACCACCCTTGCGTTTTTAGTGTTGTTATTCAGTCTTTGGCAGAGCTGGTTGGTGGTCCGGCTGGGACGGGCGTTGGCGAGTGGTGCGCGACCCAGTCGAGGCGAGGCCAGTCGCACGATCAAGCGCAGTTTGTTCGCTGATCTGTTGGGCCTGGTGTTTGCCGCTGTGGGCTATCAATCCTTGGCTGGTGCCCTGTTTGTGCAGGCCTCGATGCAGACGCCAGGCATTGCCATTGGAGCAAGGGGAGCGGGAGAAAATATGGCGATCACCTCCCTGGAGATGCTTTCGGTGCTGAGCAACACGCAGGTGTTGTTTGCTCATCTCATTGGTTTGCTGTTCTCGCTTTGGATGCTGCAGCGGATTTATCGCACGAGCTGA
- the larB gene encoding nickel pincer cofactor biosynthesis protein LarB, with product MSSEDVRLDWQRSDRLGISEAIWGLHKTVDQIVAILEAFAAREQPALVTRVDEAKAKAVLQRCDRELVRFEARARCLTSGTPPPLRPELGTVTVLSGGTSDLPIAAEAQLALHWHGIDADLLLDVGVAGLHRLLDQLPKLQQSSVLIACAGMEGALPTVLAGLLPQPVIGVPVSVGYGVSAGGRAALDGMLASCAPGLVVVNIDNGYGAAMAALRILQRRT from the coding sequence ATGAGCAGCGAAGACGTCCGTCTCGACTGGCAACGGAGCGATCGTCTCGGCATCAGCGAAGCGATCTGGGGGTTGCACAAAACGGTGGATCAGATCGTGGCCATCCTGGAAGCCTTCGCGGCCAGGGAGCAGCCAGCGTTGGTCACGCGTGTGGATGAGGCCAAGGCCAAGGCCGTTCTTCAGCGTTGCGACAGGGAGCTTGTGCGTTTTGAGGCCCGGGCTCGATGTTTGACCTCGGGAACCCCTCCTCCGTTGCGACCGGAGCTTGGGACCGTCACGGTGCTTAGCGGCGGTACCAGTGATCTCCCTATCGCCGCAGAAGCGCAACTGGCTTTGCATTGGCACGGCATTGATGCAGATCTGTTGCTGGATGTGGGGGTTGCCGGGTTGCATCGTTTGTTGGATCAACTGCCGAAGCTTCAGCAGTCGTCGGTGCTGATTGCTTGCGCTGGTATGGAAGGTGCCCTGCCAACTGTTCTTGCTGGGCTCTTGCCCCAACCGGTGATCGGCGTGCCTGTGTCTGTTGGCTATGGCGTGAGTGCTGGTGGTCGAGCCGCTCTCGATGGAATGCTGGCGAGCTGTGCTCCAGGCCTAGTGGTGGTCAATATCGACAACGGCTATGGAGCAGCGATGGCTGCCTTGCGGATTCTGCAAAGACGCACCTAA
- a CDS encoding DUF1517 domain-containing protein: MASSKLRPQAGQIRRWLSGLLVPVFVVGLLLISPQPSEAARGGRIGGGSFRAPSMPRGGGYNRSYGGGGYGGGYGRGYGRGMGFPFIIPIFGFGGGGLFGFLVLAAIVGVVVNAVRNGGGGGSPAIGGGYRAPRELSTGPVSLLQMQIGLLASAKSLQTDLRQLAASADTSTSSGLQRVLQETTLALLRQPELWVYANVESGSVPFNASESTFNRLSMTERSKLRAEITTNVGGVRNGNTAELSSSGDADATNEFIVVTVLVASRQSVKLKQADSGEALRETLRILGSTSSSDLMALEVIWQPDGSGDVLSADELVMAYPNLQHL; encoded by the coding sequence TTGGCCTCCTCCAAACTCCGCCCCCAGGCTGGTCAAATCAGACGCTGGCTCTCGGGATTGCTGGTGCCAGTGTTCGTAGTTGGCCTGCTGCTGATCAGCCCCCAACCCAGCGAAGCCGCCCGAGGCGGTCGAATCGGAGGCGGGAGCTTCCGCGCCCCGTCCATGCCCAGAGGCGGGGGTTACAACCGCAGCTATGGAGGCGGTGGATACGGCGGCGGATACGGCCGCGGATATGGACGCGGAATGGGCTTTCCATTCATCATCCCGATCTTTGGATTTGGTGGAGGCGGCCTGTTTGGCTTCTTAGTGCTCGCGGCGATCGTGGGTGTTGTGGTCAACGCCGTGCGCAATGGCGGCGGTGGCGGTTCCCCTGCGATTGGAGGTGGTTATCGAGCCCCCCGTGAGCTCTCCACCGGACCCGTGTCTTTGCTGCAAATGCAGATCGGACTGCTTGCGAGTGCCAAGTCGCTGCAAACAGACCTGCGTCAGCTCGCCGCATCCGCTGACACCAGCACATCATCCGGCCTGCAACGGGTGCTGCAGGAAACAACCCTCGCCCTGCTGCGACAGCCCGAACTTTGGGTGTACGCCAACGTGGAATCAGGCAGCGTTCCCTTCAACGCTTCAGAGTCGACGTTCAACCGCCTGTCGATGACCGAACGCAGCAAGCTGCGCGCTGAAATCACCACCAATGTGGGCGGCGTACGCAACGGCAACACAGCGGAGTTGAGCAGCAGCGGCGATGCCGATGCCACAAACGAATTCATCGTGGTCACCGTGCTCGTGGCCAGCCGCCAAAGCGTGAAGCTCAAGCAAGCCGACAGTGGAGAAGCCCTACGCGAAACGCTGCGCATTCTTGGCTCCACATCCTCCTCTGACCTGATGGCCCTTGAGGTGATCTGGCAACCCGATGGAAGTGGCGATGTTCTCAGTGCCGATGAGCTGGTGATGGCCTATCCAAACCTCCAGCACCTTTGA
- the trmD gene encoding tRNA (guanosine(37)-N1)-methyltransferase TrmD, producing the protein MAAYRLDVISLAPQAFAPLLELGVIGRAFGAGIAALHLHNPRDHAIDRHRKVDDVPYGGGAGMVLKPEPVFAAFESLPVCSRRRVLLMSPQGQPLRQVDFQRWSKEYDQLVFLCGHYEGFDERIRSLADEEVSMGDFVLTGGELPAMTIINGVVRLLPGTVGTPESLVEESHSDLLLEHSHYTRPADFRGMAVPDVLRSGDHGAVALWRQQQREQRTLERRPDLWNRWQQMHHPTNNPPQAD; encoded by the coding sequence ATGGCTGCCTATCGCCTCGATGTGATCAGCCTGGCGCCGCAGGCCTTTGCGCCATTGCTTGAACTTGGGGTGATTGGTCGTGCCTTTGGAGCTGGGATTGCGGCACTGCACCTCCACAATCCTCGCGATCACGCCATCGACCGTCATCGCAAGGTGGACGATGTGCCTTATGGAGGTGGGGCCGGCATGGTGCTGAAGCCGGAACCGGTGTTTGCGGCTTTTGAGTCGCTACCGGTTTGCTCACGACGGCGTGTGCTGTTGATGTCGCCCCAGGGACAACCCCTGCGGCAGGTTGATTTCCAGCGCTGGTCCAAGGAGTACGACCAGTTGGTATTTCTGTGCGGTCACTATGAGGGTTTTGATGAACGCATCCGTTCACTGGCCGATGAGGAAGTGTCCATGGGGGACTTCGTGCTCACTGGCGGTGAACTTCCGGCAATGACAATCATCAATGGGGTGGTGCGCTTGCTGCCAGGCACGGTGGGCACACCGGAATCCTTAGTGGAAGAAAGTCATAGCGATCTTTTGCTGGAGCATTCGCACTACACGCGCCCGGCGGATTTCCGCGGCATGGCCGTGCCCGATGTGCTGCGCAGTGGGGACCATGGTGCTGTGGCTCTTTGGCGGCAGCAGCAGCGTGAGCAGCGCACCTTGGAACGCCGGCCAGATCTATGGAATCGTTGGCAGCAGATGCATCATCCAACAAACAATCCACCTCAAGCGGACTGA
- a CDS encoding TerB family tellurite resistance protein: MTKKTMDTLLEIAKLIALSDGNISKEEAQLIRDLPQQLSVDTVEADLVHPAEGSTLSLKELVGALTTHEDRCLAARVAYLVAAVSRQPRDCLKINPDERRVYQELLKELNLSKDELEGIESSAKQQLNQNRSPIRLVLDVIFGDEKLPDLLIEKLYYAEGRQHPGHPLHGSYVGLNADA, encoded by the coding sequence ATGACGAAGAAAACGATGGATACGTTGCTCGAGATTGCTAAATTAATTGCCTTGAGTGATGGAAATATTTCAAAGGAAGAGGCGCAATTGATCCGCGATCTTCCCCAACAGTTGTCTGTTGATACGGTTGAGGCTGATCTTGTTCATCCAGCAGAAGGTTCAACGCTCAGTCTCAAAGAGCTGGTAGGGGCCTTAACAACCCATGAAGATCGTTGTCTTGCTGCTCGAGTGGCCTATCTCGTGGCCGCTGTTTCAAGACAGCCCCGTGATTGCCTCAAGATCAATCCCGATGAACGACGCGTGTATCAAGAACTCCTTAAGGAGCTCAATCTGTCAAAGGATGAGCTTGAGGGAATCGAGTCCTCAGCCAAGCAACAGCTAAATCAAAACCGCTCACCGATCAGGCTTGTTTTAGATGTGATATTTGGAGATGAAAAATTGCCTGATCTTCTTATCGAAAAGCTTTATTATGCTGAAGGCCGGCAACATCCAGGCCATCCGCTTCATGGGTCCTATGTAGGGCTGAATGCTGATGCTTAA
- the thiS gene encoding sulfur carrier protein ThiS, translating to MQLTVNGELRRLDPSATTLDQVIQQLGHHPRLVVVEYNGLILTPERWEAQQVKDGDNLEIVTIVGGGS from the coding sequence ATGCAACTCACGGTGAACGGCGAACTTCGCCGCCTTGATCCCTCAGCCACAACTCTGGATCAAGTGATCCAGCAGCTTGGGCACCACCCTCGACTGGTCGTCGTCGAATACAACGGACTGATCCTCACCCCGGAACGCTGGGAAGCCCAGCAAGTCAAAGATGGTGACAACCTCGAGATCGTCACCATCGTGGGCGGTGGTTCCTAG
- the surE gene encoding 5'/3'-nucleotidase SurE: protein MKPLRILISNDDGVFADGIRTLAAAAAAAGHEVTVVCPDQERSATGHGLTLQTPIRAERADELFEPGIKAWACSGTPADCMKLALFELLSEKPDLVLSGINHGPNLGTDVFCSGTVAAAMEGTLEGLPAMAVSSACFQWREFQAAANLAVQVAEAALADRWPENLLLNLNVPPCKQEAMGELRWTRLSIRRYDEQFSPRVDPRGRTYYWLAGEAVEDFESGGDGPRDWPTDVAQIQANAPSLTPIQPELFWRGGLSSLPQLNINQ from the coding sequence ATGAAGCCCCTGCGGATCCTGATCAGCAACGACGATGGCGTGTTCGCCGACGGCATCCGCACCCTGGCGGCAGCGGCAGCCGCAGCAGGCCATGAGGTCACGGTGGTGTGCCCCGATCAGGAGCGCTCTGCCACCGGGCATGGATTAACGCTTCAGACCCCCATTCGTGCCGAACGGGCTGATGAGCTGTTTGAACCTGGAATCAAAGCCTGGGCCTGCAGCGGCACCCCCGCCGATTGCATGAAATTAGCCCTGTTTGAACTTCTATCCGAGAAGCCAGACCTGGTGCTTTCAGGGATCAACCACGGCCCCAACCTCGGCACCGATGTGTTCTGTTCAGGAACCGTGGCAGCCGCGATGGAAGGCACCCTGGAGGGTTTGCCGGCAATGGCCGTGAGCAGTGCTTGTTTTCAGTGGAGAGAATTCCAAGCCGCCGCAAATTTAGCCGTGCAGGTGGCAGAAGCCGCCCTTGCTGATCGATGGCCGGAAAACCTACTGCTCAATCTCAACGTGCCGCCCTGCAAGCAGGAGGCCATGGGGGAACTGCGCTGGACCCGTCTTTCCATCCGCCGCTACGACGAACAGTTCAGTCCTCGGGTCGACCCCCGTGGCCGCACCTATTACTGGTTGGCCGGTGAAGCCGTCGAAGATTTCGAGTCGGGCGGTGATGGCCCCCGCGACTGGCCCACTGACGTGGCCCAAATCCAAGCGAATGCACCGTCGCTCACACCGATTCAACCTGAGCTGTTCTGGCGCGGAGGACTCTCCTCTTTACCCCAACTAAACATCAATCAGTAG
- the ispF gene encoding 2-C-methyl-D-erythritol 2,4-cyclodiphosphate synthase: MTSSVPSLRIGNGYDIHRLVPGRPLILGGQQLEHPAGLGLDGHSDADVLVHAIMDALLGALSLGDIGKYFPPDDPQWKGADSLLLLEQVVALVKGRGWGVVNVDAVLIAERPKLKPHIEAMRSAIALRIGVAPDQVGVKATTNEKLGPEGREEGISCQAVALLQAL; the protein is encoded by the coding sequence ATGACCTCTTCGGTTCCGTCCCTTCGAATCGGCAACGGCTATGACATCCACCGTTTGGTGCCGGGCCGGCCTCTGATTCTTGGTGGTCAGCAGCTTGAGCATCCAGCAGGGCTAGGCCTCGATGGTCACAGCGATGCTGATGTGTTGGTGCACGCGATCATGGACGCCCTTTTGGGGGCGCTCTCTTTGGGTGACATCGGCAAATATTTTCCTCCCGACGATCCTCAATGGAAAGGAGCCGACAGTCTCTTGCTCCTGGAGCAGGTTGTGGCTTTGGTGAAGGGGCGTGGCTGGGGCGTGGTCAATGTGGATGCGGTGTTGATCGCCGAGCGGCCCAAACTCAAGCCCCACATTGAGGCGATGCGATCGGCCATCGCTCTCAGGATTGGGGTTGCTCCAGATCAGGTGGGCGTGAAAGCCACCACCAATGAAAAACTCGGCCCTGAAGGTCGGGAAGAGGGAATCTCTTGTCAGGCCGTGGCCCTGTTGCAGGCGCTTTGA
- a CDS encoding Bax inhibitor-1 family protein gives MPASSNFQEAIREAQSSALVGPNVVNKALPYVGGGMVLTAAGVLGGMSTMVAMGPAFNGLSMVAIIPWFILFFVAQNAAKKGNNGTALPLMAAFSLLTGFTLTGLVVQAVAVAGVASIGIAALATGLTFAIASVVGRRMSDSVGQALTAVVGFGLIGLLIAMVGIFVAGFFIPGIFAATNLAIAGFGTVLFVGMAFVDFYTMPRTYRDDQYLAGALGMYLTYINLFIFILRLIIALQGGGRRD, from the coding sequence ATGCCAGCCAGCAGTAATTTTCAAGAGGCCATCCGCGAGGCACAATCCAGTGCTCTTGTTGGCCCCAATGTTGTCAATAAAGCCCTGCCTTATGTAGGCGGTGGCATGGTGCTCACCGCCGCAGGTGTCCTTGGTGGCATGTCCACCATGGTCGCCATGGGTCCAGCCTTCAATGGGCTGTCGATGGTTGCGATTATTCCTTGGTTCATTCTGTTCTTCGTTGCACAGAATGCTGCCAAAAAAGGCAATAACGGCACCGCCTTGCCGTTGATGGCTGCCTTTAGTTTGCTTACGGGCTTCACGCTCACCGGTCTGGTGGTGCAAGCCGTAGCGGTTGCCGGTGTGGCTTCGATTGGCATCGCTGCCCTGGCGACGGGCCTCACTTTTGCGATTGCTTCCGTCGTTGGTCGGCGCATGAGCGACAGCGTGGGTCAAGCGCTCACGGCAGTGGTGGGTTTTGGCTTGATTGGTCTGTTGATCGCCATGGTCGGCATCTTCGTTGCCGGTTTCTTCATCCCTGGGATCTTTGCAGCCACCAATCTTGCGATTGCAGGATTTGGAACCGTGTTGTTTGTGGGAATGGCATTCGTGGACTTCTACACGATGCCTCGCACCTATCGCGATGATCAATACCTCGCAGGTGCGTTGGGAATGTATCTCACCTATATCAATCTGTTCATCTTCATCTTGCGCTTGATCATTGCCCTTCAGGGTGGTGGTCGTCGCGATTGA
- a CDS encoding thiamine phosphate synthase has protein sequence MEPMVVEADANLRVARLIDANLDRAREGLRVIEDWCRFGLDRDDLVVPLKDWRQRLGQQHHDRYRRARSTATDVAAGLGHPAQANRGTAQAIVKANASRVQEALRVLEEFGRNLDPALASTSAEIRYGLYDLEVRILEACGRQHRQERLEAAKLCLITDPDRDNNLERLLQGVEAALVAGVSLVQYRRKQGNDQQRLLEAQALKTLCSRFEALFIINDRIDLALLVDADGVHLGQDDLPLSEARQLLGPERLLGRSTHCLEHLLAAQKEGADYLGVGPVFATATKRDRRPAGLSWVTEASLHAAVPWFAIGGIDVETIPSVRAAGAQRVAVVSAIMGSNHPEEASRTLLQALS, from the coding sequence ATGGAGCCGATGGTTGTCGAAGCAGACGCCAACCTGCGAGTGGCACGGCTGATCGACGCCAACCTGGATCGAGCACGAGAAGGGCTGCGTGTCATTGAAGACTGGTGTCGGTTTGGTCTGGATCGAGACGATCTCGTCGTGCCGCTAAAAGACTGGCGGCAGCGACTGGGGCAACAGCATCACGATCGCTACCGCCGCGCCCGTTCCACGGCAACAGACGTTGCCGCCGGCCTGGGCCATCCCGCTCAAGCGAATCGTGGCACCGCCCAAGCGATTGTTAAAGCCAATGCCAGCCGTGTGCAGGAAGCCCTGCGCGTCTTGGAGGAATTCGGGCGCAATCTCGATCCAGCCCTAGCCAGCACTTCAGCTGAGATCCGCTACGGGCTCTATGACCTTGAGGTACGCATTCTCGAAGCCTGCGGGCGTCAGCACAGGCAGGAACGCCTCGAGGCCGCCAAGCTTTGCCTGATTACGGATCCCGATCGAGACAACAACCTGGAGCGATTGCTTCAGGGGGTTGAAGCCGCTCTGGTGGCCGGCGTCAGCCTGGTTCAGTACCGGCGCAAACAGGGCAATGACCAACAACGCCTGCTTGAAGCGCAAGCCCTGAAAACACTGTGCAGTCGCTTTGAGGCCCTGTTCATCATCAACGACCGCATTGATCTCGCGCTCTTGGTGGATGCCGATGGCGTGCATCTCGGCCAGGACGACCTCCCCCTCTCAGAGGCGAGACAGCTGCTCGGCCCAGAGCGCTTGCTTGGACGCAGCACCCACTGCCTCGAGCACCTGCTCGCCGCCCAGAAAGAGGGCGCCGATTATCTGGGCGTTGGCCCCGTCTTCGCCACCGCTACCAAACGTGATCGCAGACCAGCCGGCCTGAGCTGGGTGACGGAAGCCAGTCTTCATGCCGCCGTGCCCTGGTTTGCGATCGGTGGCATCGATGTTGAGACAATCCCCTCGGTTCGTGCTGCAGGTGCTCAGCGCGTTGCCGTGGTGAGCGCGATCATGGGATCCAATCATCCGGAAGAAGCGAGCCGGACCCTGCTCCAAGCTCTTTCTTAA
- a CDS encoding TIGR03792 family protein, producing MIRVATLLCVAFVLMGQSADVRFAAFADPEGGYDVAVIEHLRISVPKQGRQAWLEAERGSWEPWLEQQTGFLGRDLLWDPETEEGTLLIRWSSRQAWKAIPSEQVEEVQNRFEQLAREAMELAQDMDNPFPLVFEGELLPP from the coding sequence ATGATTAGGGTCGCCACTCTGCTTTGTGTGGCTTTCGTGCTGATGGGTCAATCGGCTGATGTCCGTTTCGCTGCTTTTGCTGATCCTGAGGGCGGATATGACGTTGCTGTGATTGAGCATCTGCGCATCTCAGTGCCAAAGCAAGGGCGTCAGGCCTGGCTGGAAGCGGAGCGAGGCAGCTGGGAGCCTTGGTTGGAGCAACAAACGGGTTTTCTTGGTCGTGATCTGCTTTGGGACCCTGAAACGGAAGAGGGCACCCTCTTGATTCGCTGGTCGAGTCGTCAGGCTTGGAAAGCGATCCCCAGCGAGCAGGTGGAAGAGGTTCAAAACCGCTTTGAGCAGCTTGCTCGCGAAGCGATGGAGCTTGCTCAAGACATGGACAATCCTTTCCCCTTGGTGTTTGAAGGAGAGCTGTTACCCCCATGA